Proteins from a single region of Primulina tabacum isolate GXHZ01 chromosome 5, ASM2559414v2, whole genome shotgun sequence:
- the LOC142546545 gene encoding uncharacterized protein LOC142546545 isoform X2 has product MALGLILGIGRAFRRKRTSSLDILTTKKCPRGFYKGKNCKPTGFHTRKGGYVVMPEKLPHYVVPDLMDFMLKPYVSQCAREVKSTEASDSAK; this is encoded by the exons ATGGCGCTAGGGCTGATATTGGGAATAGGAAGGGCGTTTAGAAGGAAGCGGACCTCATCACTTGATATTCTAACGACCAAGAAGTGTCCAAGAGGTTTTTACAAGGGAAAGAATTGCAAACCCACTGGCTTTCATACTCGAAAAG GTGGTTATGTGGTAATGCCTGAAAAGTTGCCGCACTATGTAGTACCAGATTTGATGGACTTTATG CTAAAACCGTATGTATCTCAGTGCGCTAGAGAAGTTAAGTCGACCGAGGCTTCTGATTCAGCTAAATGA
- the LOC142546545 gene encoding uncharacterized protein LOC142546545 isoform X1 has protein sequence MYGSTEGPPKSKFLGLVGSCSLLLGVIVEKRSQMALGLILGIGRAFRRKRTSSLDILTTKKCPRGFYKGKNCKPTGFHTRKGGYVVMPEKLPHYVVPDLMDFMLKPYVSQCAREVKSTEASDSAK, from the exons ATGTATGGTTCAACTGAAGGGCCTCCTAAATCAAAATTTCTAGGGCTCGTCGGCTCCTGCTCATTGCTTCTAG GAGTAATTGTAGAAAAAAGATCTCAAATGGCGCTAGGGCTGATATTGGGAATAGGAAGGGCGTTTAGAAGGAAGCGGACCTCATCACTTGATATTCTAACGACCAAGAAGTGTCCAAGAGGTTTTTACAAGGGAAAGAATTGCAAACCCACTGGCTTTCATACTCGAAAAG GTGGTTATGTGGTAATGCCTGAAAAGTTGCCGCACTATGTAGTACCAGATTTGATGGACTTTATG CTAAAACCGTATGTATCTCAGTGCGCTAGAGAAGTTAAGTCGACCGAGGCTTCTGATTCAGCTAAATGA